One Gadus chalcogrammus isolate NIFS_2021 chromosome 7, NIFS_Gcha_1.0, whole genome shotgun sequence genomic window, TCAATGTGGGATCTTCTAAAGTGGGGGCACGCCCCAATCCCCTCCAGCAGACTTTAAAACCCAAGCTCCCTGAACTTTCCTCTTCGCACTactgtgtcctctctctctttttctcctctaTCTCAATCTCACCCGCCTCCCCATCTTTTAAAATGCCCAGCTGGCTGCTTCACAAAGACTTTTTCTCTGAGTTCCAAGTGACACCCGCCTCCgcccgacacaaacacacacagggacacacagggacacacaggcacacacacacacacacacacacacacacacacacacacacacacacacacacacacacacacacacacacacacacacacacacacaaacacgcatgcacacacacaacctcctccAAGCTTTGTTCTACCTATTTTCCCACTCACCACAGTGGGAGTTTTGAAGCAAAAAATTACAATAAGGAAtagtgatgaagaggagagagaatgagaaggaTTGATGAAACAAAATCAGTACATCTATCAGTCAGATatacagatggatggatagatacacggccagacagagatagatgctagatagatagacagatcgatttatcatttattttagaCTCTTCTGCAAACATTTTTACTTTCAAgaggcagggtgtgtgtgtgtgtgtgtgtgtgtgtgtgtgtgtgtgtgtgtgtgtgtgtgtgtgtgtgtgtgtgtgtgtgtgtgtgtgtgtgtgtgtgtgtgtgtgttcaatgccTGCTGCTTTGGCCGCAGCGGTCCGGACCAGAATCTCTGGCAAGTCATGgcacctaacctaaccctaatttCATTGGATCTTGCTAAATATTTGAGCAAATGTCTTCCAATATGTCGATATCAAATTTCTCATCCTTAAAAGTTTCAATATGAGAAGCACaaaatgaaaatttctcaagAGATGCTCTCGAACTATATCATTACAGAGGGAGTAACAGGTTTTGAAGTAATCACACGGCCAATTACAGACAACGCGGCCCTTCCGGGTTTAACTTTTCTTCTTTCAACTGATCCCTTTCCCCCaccccaacaacaacacacacacagacacacaccatcaccaccaccaccaccacctcctccacaaccCCACCCAGTTAGTGTGAAATTGTGCAGTGGATTGTTgtgctggagagagggaggccctGTATAGGGATGTGGGCCGGAACTAATAGGATTGGTTTTGATTCATTACATTCTCTTTTATCATCTGGTTGGAATTCCACTCCACGTCTCTCTGGACTTCACACTTTAACAAACGGTAGgtaggtggtgctgctgctgctgctggtggataGGCTGCCCGTTGGTGGTGGGCGCGAGTGTTTATAATTAGACCTCCAGACGGCTACGGCTCATTATGCTCTGTGAGATTGTTTGCATATTTATCGAGGACGGAATCGCCGGCGTAACCAGGGCGGGCGGTTACAAGCCGGGAAGAGAGGAATTATGCTGTCGATCAACAAAACCTGGGTGAAGATATGTAGTTATATCGTTTGTATGTTAAAGGGTCACTACATCTTAAGGTGACAAATCCCATCTAAAGGCGTAGTAAAACATACTACCTTTTTTATAGGCTGTGATTTCATATATTTGCCCCAGAATAGCAAAATCCCACTTCACtgatataaagttttccaccaCAGGAGGTCTTCAAACCATGTTAAAACTGCTTAATTGGGCTTACCGATAAAACGAGAACACCAAAAATAGATCAAGATCAGGACATTTTTTACAGCCTGCCGTGGATGATTTCTAGGATTGAAGCCAAGTAACAAACACGTTTTATGAGGGGTGGAGGCTATCCTGTGAGTAATTTTTTGGCAGGTTGGTTAAAGTTGTATTGATATACGTTCATTAGCAACCACCTGCCAAGCCCCATCTATGAGCCATAATGTAAATCATTATAAAGGGGattcaaaaataaaagataaaacatTGTGATAACTGTTGTTTGCTTTATTTTTGACCCAGATAAAACGGAGCCCCCTGTTGGGCCCATTTGGTCACAGACACTTATGGACAGCACAATTTCCATCTGTCACTGTAGCTGCCAGAGTGGACCGAATGTTAGGCGCAGTCAGTATAGAGCGATCGCTCTGTAGTTTCCTCACCATTCACACCTATCATCAGCGCAAGTGGGAAAAACTGACAGGTAGAAAATTGTTAACTCTGTTGGCATCCTATAATGGGCTTCCCAGTTTGGCCTTTGTGAGTTCCTGTTTCCCATCTCTCGAAAGAGTTGATATTTGTGTGAAGCAGGAATACCACAAACTCCAAAAACTcttcaatgtaaaaaaaatacagtatatcaatcaacacaaaatatatataaacacatactaTCATTAAAATCCTCCACTCTCAGTGAAAAAAATTGTTTCATCCGAGTGTATCTTTGTCCACTCCCAGGTGAAAGGGTCTTGAAGGATCTTGCAGGACCCAACCAGggtccacttcctcttcctctttggcCCTCCCCGTAGTGtggagagggcggagccagcTCTAGCGGGTCCGGAGGGGCTTGGCGTAAACAGGCTCCAGGAGGTGATAGGGCAGCAGCATGAAGAGGGCTGCCAGGAAGGCCACGCTGGCCACGGAGAGCAGCACGTAGCGACCGATAAACAGCTGATCCACGATCTGTGGGGGACAAGATAGTTCAAACTCTATTGGATGGGACTTCAGACCAGGGGATATTATTGCCTGTATGACGGATGACGGAGATAGATCTGTCATACAGGCAATAATCCGTCATACATACAATACTACAGGAACTACAGGAACTCATTATACCCATGATCTACCTCTGATAGTCTTGGATAACTCAGGGGACATAGAGCTCATAGAGCTCCCTCTATGTCTAACTAATGAACTTAACTATCAGGATACTTGTTACCCCATTCCCTGCTGTGTGGCATGACCATTGGATTCACATGGGGTGGATTCCATTACACTCGCACATTTGTCTTCTGGAAGCCATACAATAACTGTGGATATAAATAAGGTTATGTTTATTTTAGGTATGAATAATTGTTTTCAATTTGCCAtaacaatgtgtttgtttttgccaCTGAAGGCGGCTACAAAAGTATTATGAAGAGTGAATTGCACCGCATATTGAAACTGaatatccattcatccattttaACATCTGCAATCTAACCACTAGATGGCGCAACCTCTCTTTGGTACAGCTAGGAGATAGTCCGGCTTTCATCAGTATCGGAGTGGAGCATGGATGCATTTAAAGAGGGGACACCGGAATTAACAAAGCACAAGCCAGGGACGGGAGATTCATCTCCATGTTGATTCCTCCAATAAATTCACTCAATATTGGACAGGTCACCGAATTACTGTGACATGTCACCTCTgccataaatacataaatacgaCTGGACATTTGGGGTTTATTTTCAGGTCGGTTGGTCATGAATACATAGATATGCTGGCGCTCTGCGTTATGTAAACAATATTATTGATGTTAAATTGTGTCACAAAATGCAAGACTGCATTTCTGCCACAAGACATAcagtgtatgcaagtgtatgcttgcctgcgtgcgtgcgtgtgcgtgtgcgcgcgtgcgtgtgcgtgtgtgtgtgtgtgtgtgtgaatgtggccTGAGAATCGTTATTTGGAATATACAGGCTCTTATGGATACATTTAACACATCTCACTTTAATTTGCCAATTAGGCCGGCGATGGGAACCCAGAGCGGCGCCATGTATTATTAATGTGGCATTgagcacgagtgtgtgtgtgtgtgtgtgtgtgtgtgtgtgtgtgtgtgtgtgtgtgtgtgtgtgtgtgtgtgtgtgtgtgtgtgtgtgtgtgtgtgtgtgtgtgtgtgtgtgtgtgtgaatgtgtgtgtgtgtgtgtgtgtgtgtgtgtggtgtaacgCCTATCCATCCACCTCCCTTCCCCCCACTCAGGGACAGGCCTAATTGGCACTATGATACTTTACCGTTGTTTGAAAGCAAGAGGTTAGACCAGACGTATCTCACACAAAGTTACCTACACACCAAAGACATACCGAGATAAATATAACGAAAGACGTATGCGCAGGTACACAGCACACGCGCCTTCgacaaggtacacacacgcgaCAAACGTTGGGAGACTGCTGTGCATGCAACAAAGCCGGCAGTCATTAAATCAGAAAGCTCATGTATGGTTGCCATGCCAACCGCGCCAACACTCTAATGCTGAATGGCTGTCGGCGTCTTCGTAATTAATCCAGATTGGAGCTGTATGATATCAAACCTGTGTGTACCCGCTGGCAGGTGGCCATGTTCATGTTCTACCATGTTTTGAACACAACATGTCTGACACTGCACAAATAAAGAGGTTATTGAGGTAACCCGCCCACGGCCAGGTTTGCATAGGAAATAGTGTTAGTTTACAACAGTACCAAGACTTTCTGGTTTGGCTTTGGTCTACCAAAGGAAGATGTTCCATTAAAAGCGGTTTAATTCGTCCATTCAAACTTTACACCCTTTTTGTCAACAAATAAGTCAAATTTAATTAATAAGAAATCCCATTAGCCATCCCATCACAAAGAGCAATAAACTTAAATCAAGAAAGTAATTCAAACTCGGTTATGCAGGTTTTTACAGGCAATGTAAACAGTAGGTTGACCACAGCAGGTCTCCGCCAGGCTGTGTTCTATGGACTAGCATCTTGGCCCTGGCAAATCTGTCTGGCTTATTGACAGCAGCCAGCAGCCAACACTGGGATGTTTGTTCTGGGGCTGTTGGAATTAGATAAAGCGGAGCTGCGCTGTACGACAAGGGTTgttgaaccacacacacacacacacacacacaaacacacacacacacacacacgcacacacacacacacacacacacacacacacacacacacacacacacacacacacacacacacacacacacacacacacacacacagtgagtatTCTATCCCCCTAAATTGTCTTAGTAAACATCAAGACAACACACTTGTGTTGCAGAAGTTCATTAAACGACAGATCGGGATGGAAATGATTGATTggcagaataataaaaaaaataataaatgtatattttagaTTTCCCCACCACAATGTCCTTATTAAAACAATATTTCTATGCTGAATAGCAAAAGTAAAACTCGCTATTCTTTTGCTTTATCTCCATCTCTATTCTGAATGTGATATTTATGCAGCATGAAGCTATGATTTTTTTCCCGATTTAGAATCTTGTTGTCTCAGGGCTGCTGACCACTTGTACATGCATGAAGAGACGGTAAGCCAAGACAGatccttaacacacacacacacacacacacacacacacacacacacacacacacacacacacacacacacacacacacacacacacacacacacacacagattcaacaGTACTGGTTCTGCATAATTGGTCACCTGACTTGAATGCACATGTGTATAAATAGCTATATttctgcattgcattgcatataTTGCCACATACATGATAAAAGTATGTACATTTTAAGTGGCAACACAATCTAGCGTAGACCAATGCGGAGCATACTGTGATATGAATAAAAATGTTCCCATCCAAAACATCCAAATCCCCAAGATGGGCTTACTTAAACAAATCTTCCCTGGCATGGAGCAACagtataggcctattttagaagATCAGCgtgatatatataataacatggTGTATTTATATTGGCAGATGCACTTGGCTACTGTAATGAAATGATTGAACAGACTCTCCCATTGGCTGAGCCAGCGCTTGACCCTGTTCATGAAGCAGGCTGCACATGCATGGGTTGGAGTTGTGGCATCCAGGTGTGGTTTTGCATTTCCCCCAAATTgttgatataatatatttttgttaggGAAATTGTAATTGTGTGAACTGCATGATTTGATCTATAAGAGAGAGCCTCACATTTTGAGCCTACATAtcctaaaatacaaaaaactaaGGAAGTTGTAAGTGGAGTAATGCTGTGAAACATTGTAACAGCAGAGTATAAAACACCTTTTGATAACCAGTATCTGACTGTATTTGTATCCCCTGCTCCTCTGACCCATTGTGTAGCATAGAGCAAATCTTGCATTGACCTTTATTATCAAATATCGTAAATACCTCCGCCTCTTGGAATGGAGGGATGTTCTCCGATGTCCGGGGGAAAAACACCAGTACCAGTGTGATGATGAGAGCCACGAGAAACACCGGAACCACTCCTAGTctatcaaaatataaaaaacaaaaagataaaaTGACATTATGACAGCACTATTGTACATTAAAATATAGCATTATGACGTTGGACAGTTTAGATCCTCACTTCGACAACATCATCGTCTTGGCGGTAAATTATGTATTTGAGTCTATTAACTTTAACGTAGATACCTGATTGGCCCAGAGCCCCTCAAAAGGATGATCCCGAATATTAAAGCCAAGATCCAGATGAGGACTATAAGGAAAACACCAGTACCAACTCCTCCTAGCACTGTATTTGCCATTGCTATGCAGGTTGGTTAGAGATTTTGCTGTTATTTGCTGTCACTTGTTTCGATGAATCCGGCAATGTATAGCCCTATTTTGACCCAATAGCTATTGGTTAGATATGCATAGCTGCATATCTGCAAATGCATAAAAACTTTTCGGTTCAGTCATTTTCTATTAATTTCCAACCGTTGCAGTTCACGTTAAGTAAGATGCCTCAGATAATGGTTTCTTCCTGGTAACAAAACGCTGAGTCCCAGTAACAATAACACTGAACGTAACAGGACAACGGGGGTGTCTGCTAGCCACTCAGACAGGTCCTTACTGCAACTAGTCGCAAAGCCTGCCGGGAAGTGAAGTCCAACGGCGGTTAATAGCAAATAGGGCGAATCAAAGTTAGAGTTTGACGAGTAATCAATGACAGGATAGCATGGACACTTCATGAGGAATGACAGTTAATATTGAAATACACTATGAAGATAATTTAGTAGCGGCGTATTGTTAGCAATTTGTTAAGCCTATCGCTGATTAAGTGTAGACAAATATTCTGCGTGCTTATTTATGCAAGGTTTGTAACTCAATAATTGAGGGACTCAGTCTTTACAAACACATAATCCAACGTGTATTACGTATAGTATGTCTTTGTCTTTTTAATTGTTTTCTGTTAATTGATTggcctacacatacacatggtATTGTTTTGTGAACCACATCCGCGTCGTTTTGGTTTTGAAGTACTTTGGGTGAGTATTTCAAGATATGCGATTATCAATATGCACCCACCAGATGCTGGCCAAAAACCTCACGTGCGTCTGCGCGTGCGAGCTACCGTcccgcgtgcgtgcgtgtatcagtgtgtttaaatgcacacgcgcacgtgcACTCATGGTACTTGCGGCGGTCGTGGTTGAGTGCGTGGCTTTTACTGGAGTGGGGGAAAACACGGAAGCCtacatgttgtgtttttt contains:
- the tmem218 gene encoding transmembrane protein 218, which translates into the protein MANTVLGGVGTGVFLIVLIWILALIFGIILLRGSGPIRLGVVPVFLVALIITLVLVFFPRTSENIPPFQEAEIVDQLFIGRYVLLSVASVAFLAALFMLLPYHLLEPVYAKPLRTR